DNA sequence from the Vallitalea longa genome:
TGAAGGGTGGATTCACTCTTCATCTGGTAAATCATTTGACATCAGAATATTTGATAAGGATCAGAGGCTCTATGAGGCATTCAAAAATGTGACTTTCTACAAGGAAAGATGGATTAAAGAAGATGGGATTGAACAAAAACTGATTGTAACATATTCTCTGAAATACCGTGATTATCAGCAACAAATCAGAACCAGACAACTCGAGCGTGCAGTCAAACTTATTAGCAGTAATCCAAAGAGTATCGATAAAAAAAGACAGAATGATTATAAACGCTTCATCTGTGCTACCAAGGTTACTAATGATGGCGAAGTTGCTGAAAAAGCTGTCTATAGTCTTGATGAAAAAGCCATCGCGAAAGAGGCTATGTATGACGGTTTTTATGCTGTATGTACAAATCTAGAAGAAGAGGTGTCAACAATTGCTAAAATCAATCATCAGCGCTGGGAGATTGAAGAATGCTTTAGGATTATGAAAAGTGAATTTAAAGCTAGACCTGTATTCCTTCGCAGAAATGACCGAATTAAAGCACACTTTACTACTTGTTTTCTGGCTCTCGTTTTGTATAGATATCTGGAAAAGAAACTGGATAACAAATTCACAACAAATGAAATAATAAATCAGTTGAAAGATATGAACTT
Encoded proteins:
- a CDS encoding IS1634 family transposase; this translates as EGWIHSSSGKSFDIRIFDKDQRLYEAFKNVTFYKERWIKEDGIEQKLIVTYSLKYRDYQQQIRTRQLERAVKLISSNPKSIDKKRQNDYKRFICATKVTNDGEVAEKAVYSLDEKAIAKEAMYDGFYAVCTNLEEEVSTIAKINHQRWEIEECFRIMKSEFKARPVFLRRNDRIKAHFTTCFLALVLYRYLEKKLDNKFTTNEIINQLKDMN